The Nocardia sp. NBC_00508 nucleotide sequence GGCCCGGCCATACTGGACGAGTGACAGAGACGGGACAGTGCCGACAGGACCCTGCGCGCAGCGCGCTCGGCGGCTGCCCCGACATCGGCAGTTTTCGGTTCTGGTTCGCCGAGCAGCGGTGGGCGTGGTCCGAAGACGTCGCCGCGATGCACGGTTACTCCCCCGGTGAGGCCGAGCCGTCCACCGAGCTGGTGCTGGGCCATCAGCACCCGGACGACCGCGAGCAGGTCGCCAAGACGCTCGCCGACGCCATCGAGGCGGCGGCGCCGTTCTGCAGCCGCCACCGGATCATCGACACCTCGGGTGCCACCCACGACGTGATCGTGATCGGCGATCAACTGCTCGACGACCAGGGCGCCGTCGTCGGCACCGCTGGTTACTACCTCGATGTCACCGAGACGCTCCAGGACAACCGCCAGGAAGCCGTCGACGACCTGCTGCCCGACCTCATCGATGCCCGCGCGGTGATCGAACAGGCCAAAGGCATCGTCATGTTCGTCTACGGCGTCAACGCCGACCAGGCGTTCCGGGTGCTGCGCTGGCGCTCACAGGAAACCAACATCAAGATCCGCATGCTGGCCGAGCAACTCGTCGCCGACATCGTCGCGATGGGCGGTGCCCTGGTTCAGCAGCGCACCCGTTTCGACCATCTCCTACTGACCCTGCACGACCGCGCCGCGCCTCCGGACCACATCTCCCACTGACCGAGGGCGGCACCCCTCACGCCTCGTTCGCAGCTCCCGGCGCCGACCGGATCATTCCCTTGGTGCGCATGAGGAATTCGCCGAGATAGCTGTCGTGCGGGACGCCGGGACGCAGCCAGGTGGTCGGGTTGTCGCCGAGGTAGAGGTTGGTGATGGTCGGCTCGTCCAGCAGGGCGTCGATGAGATCGCGTCGCTCGGTCATCGCGGTGAGGACCAGCGAATCACGCAGCGGGGCAACGCCGTCCGAGGG carries:
- a CDS encoding PAS and ANTAR domain-containing protein; its protein translation is MTETGQCRQDPARSALGGCPDIGSFRFWFAEQRWAWSEDVAAMHGYSPGEAEPSTELVLGHQHPDDREQVAKTLADAIEAAAPFCSRHRIIDTSGATHDVIVIGDQLLDDQGAVVGTAGYYLDVTETLQDNRQEAVDDLLPDLIDARAVIEQAKGIVMFVYGVNADQAFRVLRWRSQETNIKIRMLAEQLVADIVAMGGALVQQRTRFDHLLLTLHDRAAPPDHISH